A region of Catenibacterium mitsuokai DNA encodes the following proteins:
- a CDS encoding YhgE/Pip domain-containing protein, which translates to MIKAEWKNIAKSTWLKIVLCAIMIIPMIYACVFLGSMWDPYGNTDQLPVAVVNNDKEVEYNDSTMDIGKQLSDKLAKNDSMDFNIVSSSKAQKGLKDGKYYMIITIPENFSKNATTLLDDDPQTMMLTYTTNPQTNYVATKMDDSAMAKVKAEISSTVTKTYSKILFKNVKTLSKGFKTAADGSQKLSDGVNTAKDGNATITENLNTLASSALVFNDGADSLVKGLSAYTEGVSTAKAGAQQLDNNSATLNNGAAQLKAGSSQLLSAVQAAEKQLGDGINASAGQLNTLTSSNKQMAESSKQLSAALTKIQGAINSNNLVENDAQAAKKVDGMISTLSTTISTMNNNAAQLNQLAAAEKKQAEQLQATQPQAAQELMLKATSHATQAATLQQVASQLSSSINTDDLKQLSTLLNGNAAVLKNQTAANAKTQQLLASSQQLATANNTAVGSLVTNLKTVQASMKGTSTSVGMVGAVSQIDNGLSTLQSGLKTYTGGVKQVNNGLGTLASNNATLNSGASQLAEGALKISSGSNQLAAGSATLGEGLNTIGEGTGTLTSSLKDASKKSNIKSTSKTYKQMSTPVDTEKKELTNMPNNGHAMAPYMMSVALYVACMALSLMYPFGKGMTTTDSPVKFLLAKATVMVPLSIVQALILYFSLKGFCGFTPARPGLCLAFMLLLSLAFMAFIAFLAIAFGRIGEFIALIFMVFNLGASAGTYPLETAPHWYTVLHPFVPFTYSVNGFRSVIANATAVPTTEIFFFVGLLVVSALLTYLIVRHRSKTHKVFLPEVFNGEC; encoded by the coding sequence ATGATTAAAGCAGAATGGAAAAACATTGCGAAAAGTACTTGGCTTAAAATCGTACTTTGTGCAATTATGATCATTCCAATGATTTATGCTTGTGTTTTCTTAGGTTCTATGTGGGATCCATATGGTAACACAGATCAGCTTCCAGTAGCCGTTGTTAATAACGATAAAGAAGTTGAATATAATGATTCTACTATGGATATTGGTAAACAGTTAAGTGATAAACTTGCGAAGAATGATTCAATGGATTTCAATATTGTTTCTTCTAGTAAAGCGCAGAAAGGTTTAAAAGATGGAAAGTATTACATGATAATTACTATTCCTGAAAACTTCTCTAAAAATGCGACGACATTATTGGATGATGATCCACAGACAATGATGCTCACATATACAACAAATCCACAGACAAACTACGTTGCAACTAAGATGGATGATTCAGCAATGGCTAAAGTAAAAGCTGAAATTTCATCAACAGTGACTAAGACTTATTCAAAGATCTTATTTAAGAATGTAAAAACATTAAGCAAAGGATTTAAAACAGCCGCAGATGGTTCACAGAAATTAAGTGATGGTGTCAATACAGCCAAAGATGGTAATGCTACTATTACAGAAAATTTGAATACACTTGCTTCAAGTGCATTAGTATTCAATGATGGTGCTGATTCTTTAGTGAAGGGATTAAGTGCTTATACTGAAGGCGTCTCTACTGCGAAAGCTGGTGCACAGCAGTTAGACAACAATAGTGCCACTTTAAACAATGGTGCTGCTCAGTTAAAAGCTGGTAGTTCACAATTATTAAGCGCTGTTCAGGCAGCCGAAAAGCAGTTAGGTGATGGAATTAATGCAAGTGCTGGTCAGTTAAATACATTAACTTCTAGCAATAAACAGATGGCAGAAAGTTCTAAACAGTTATCTGCAGCATTAACTAAGATCCAGGGCGCTATTAATAGTAATAACTTAGTAGAAAATGATGCCCAGGCAGCTAAGAAAGTTGACGGTATGATTTCTACATTATCTACTACTATCTCAACAATGAATAACAATGCAGCTCAGTTAAATCAGTTAGCTGCAGCGGAAAAGAAACAGGCTGAACAATTACAGGCAACCCAGCCACAGGCCGCTCAAGAATTAATGTTGAAGGCTACAAGTCATGCAACTCAGGCTGCTACATTACAGCAGGTTGCATCTCAGTTATCATCTAGTATCAATACAGATGATTTAAAACAGTTATCTACATTGTTAAATGGTAATGCAGCTGTATTAAAGAATCAGACTGCAGCCAATGCTAAGACTCAGCAGTTATTAGCAAGTTCACAGCAGTTAGCAACTGCCAATAACACAGCAGTTGGTTCATTAGTAACTAACCTAAAGACTGTACAGGCTAGTATGAAGGGTACTTCTACTTCCGTTGGTATGGTTGGTGCAGTAAGTCAGATTGATAATGGCTTAAGCACATTACAGAGTGGTTTAAAGACTTACACAGGTGGTGTTAAACAGGTTAATAATGGTTTAGGCACACTTGCTTCAAATAACGCCACATTAAATAGTGGTGCTTCACAGTTAGCTGAAGGCGCATTAAAGATCAGTTCTGGATCTAACCAATTAGCAGCAGGATCTGCAACTTTAGGTGAAGGATTAAATACAATCGGTGAAGGTACTGGTACTCTTACAAGCAGTCTAAAAGATGCTTCTAAGAAGAGCAATATCAAATCTACAAGCAAGACATATAAACAGATGTCTACTCCAGTAGATACAGAAAAGAAAGAATTAACAAATATGCCAAATAACGGACATGCGATGGCACCTTATATGATGAGTGTTGCATTATATGTTGCATGTATGGCATTAAGTTTAATGTATCCATTTGGTAAAGGTATGACTACAACTGATAGCCCAGTTAAGTTCTTGCTTGCGAAAGCAACAGTTATGGTTCCATTATCAATTGTACAGGCATTAATCTTATACTTCAGTTTAAAAGGATTCTGCGGATTTACTCCTGCAAGACCAGGATTATGTCTCGCATTTATGCTCTTATTATCACTTGCCTTTATGGCATTCATCGCATTCCTTGCAATCGCATTTGGCCGTATTGGTGAATTCATTGCATTGATCTTCATGGTATTCAACCTTGGTGCTTCAGCTGGTACTTATCCACTTGAAACTGCACCACATTGGTATACAGTATTACATCCATTCGTTCCATTCACATATAGTGTTAATGGATTTAGATCAGTGATTGCGAATGCTACTGCAGTTCCTACAACAGAAATCTTCTTCTTTGTTGGTTTACTTGTTGTATCTGCACTTCTTACTTACTTAATTGTAAGACATAGAAGTAAAACACATAAAGTATTCCTTCCAGAAGTATTTAATGGAGAATGTTAA
- a CDS encoding Cof-type HAD-IIB family hydrolase — translation MSKLFFFDIDGTLIDCNQDIYEITPETVRTLDKLKEAGHDVFLSTGRCKCFIVDGVMKYPFSGYVTCNGAYVEYKGKCVYKNVVPAEAIKATMDLCEKYHFNYYFEGNDYIYVRDSKDPVHQAFANNWGMKEETIIDSFDYKNIETYIGMIVVNSKDDIPVMVETLSPYFDVQRHQSDRSFDLTLKGSSKAVGIKEFIKELGRDINDTIAFGDGRNDIEMIEETGLGIAMGNAVPELKSVAKYVTANIEEEGITAACKHFNYISD, via the coding sequence ATGAGTAAATTATTCTTTTTTGATATAGATGGTACATTAATAGATTGTAATCAGGATATTTATGAAATCACACCTGAAACAGTTCGCACTTTAGATAAATTAAAGGAGGCTGGACATGATGTGTTCTTATCAACAGGTAGATGTAAGTGTTTTATAGTAGATGGTGTTATGAAATACCCATTTTCTGGTTATGTAACATGTAATGGGGCTTATGTAGAGTATAAAGGCAAGTGTGTTTATAAGAATGTAGTTCCTGCAGAAGCGATTAAAGCAACTATGGATCTTTGTGAAAAATACCATTTCAATTATTATTTTGAAGGTAATGATTATATTTATGTGAGAGATTCAAAAGATCCTGTTCATCAGGCATTTGCGAATAACTGGGGTATGAAAGAAGAAACTATCATTGATTCATTTGATTATAAGAATATAGAAACTTATATCGGAATGATTGTCGTTAATTCAAAAGATGATATTCCAGTCATGGTAGAAACTTTAAGTCCTTATTTTGATGTTCAGAGACATCAAAGTGACCGTTCTTTTGATTTGACCTTAAAGGGATCATCAAAAGCAGTAGGGATTAAGGAATTTATAAAAGAATTAGGGAGAGATATCAATGATACAATCGCCTTTGGTGATGGGCGTAATGATATCGAAATGATTGAGGAAACAGGATTAGGCATTGCGATGGGAAATGCAGTACCTGAATTAAAATCTGTTGCAAAATATGTTACTGCAAATATTGAAGAAGAAGGAATCACAGCTGCTTGTAAGCATTTTAATTATATTTCAGACTAA
- a CDS encoding PTS lactose/cellobiose transporter subunit IIA — translation MDEQEQTVINLIVNAGSARSSAIEAIQYAKAGDIEKADESIQTAKETVNEAHHAQTELIQAEIRGEKTPLNLLMVHAQDHLMCALVVIDLAQEFIDVYKKLA, via the coding sequence ATGGACGAACAGGAACAGACAGTCATTAACTTAATCGTTAATGCTGGTAGCGCAAGAAGCTCAGCAATTGAAGCTATTCAGTATGCAAAAGCAGGAGATATCGAAAAGGCAGATGAATCAATTCAGACTGCTAAAGAAACAGTTAACGAAGCTCATCATGCTCAGACTGAATTAATCCAGGCTGAAATCAGAGGAGAAAAAACTCCACTTAACTTATTAATGGTACATGCACAGGATCACTTAATGTGCGCATTAGTAGTTATCGATTTAGCTCAGGAATTTATTGATGTTTATAAGAAATTAGCTTAA